Part of the Paenibacillus terrae HPL-003 genome is shown below.
ACAGAGCAGCTGATTCATTCAGATCCACACTGTTTAAAAGATGCTTCAGTTGCTCATAGCCGTTGGTCCGCTTGTGGATAAACTCTTCATTCACTAACCCCTCGTCCACGATGACCTTTAGCATGGCATTGGCCAGCGTCGCATCTGTACCGGGTCTAATTTGTACATGCAGGTCGGCAGTTGCCGCTGTCGGAGTCGCACGAGGGTCAATGACGATGATATACGCCCCATTTTCCTTGGCCTGGTGAAAATAAGGCATGAGTGTCGGTTGGCATTCGGCAATATTTGTACCTGCAAGCACAATACACTGAGCTAACGGAATATCTGCCAGCCTGCAGGTCAGTCCACGGTCAATACCAAACACCTTACTGCCAGCAGATGCAGCAGCCGACATACAGAAGCGTCCGTTATAATCGATATAACGCGTACCTACAGCCACTCTGGCAAATTTACCAAGTAAATAAGCCGTTTCATTTGATAGCGAGCCACCACCGTATATGCCGATTGCATCAGGACCCTGCGCGGACAGCGTTGAAGAGAAACTGCTGACGACAGCATCCAGCGCCTCCTCCCATGTAACCGGCACAAGTTTGCCTGCCTTACGCATAAGAGGCCGCAGTAGCCTTTCTGCATGGATTGTATGCTGATATGCATTCATTCCCTTGACACACATCCTGCCCTGCGAGGCTGCGTTAGGTTTCCCTTCCGCCCTGTATACTGTACGGGTGACACCCGCAAATGTCTCCGTATCTGTGCTAACGGTCATCTTACATTGCACGCTACAAAACGGGCACTGTGTATCCATCACTGCCGGTACGTGTAACGTCGCTTCCAGTTTGCTTTCTCCTGACTGACACATAAAGTCTCCCCCTCTCTAATCTTCATAACTTTATTGTCTGCACACGTATAAATCGATCGCCACCATTCCTGCTTAACCAGTTACCCTGTCCGAATTGTAGTCGCGCAGGCTGCCCGCCATGCCCGCCAGTCCACTTCGTAAAGCTGCGTCGAGTACGCTTTCCCGCAGCACCAAAACGTCAGTCCGTTCAATCCACTCCCACATTTTCTCCCCATACCGTGCGTTATGCCGGTACATTTGCAAGCAAGCAATAGCCATTAAGAGCGCTTCTTCCGCATTCTCCTCCACTCCAAGCAGCCGTCCCTGGCGAACCGGATGCTCAGCATGACCACCAGCATAAACTTCCCAGCCTGCTGGCGATCGGGATAGTCCAATGTCGCGGACAAGCACACCTCCGGGATACTCCGGTCCCGGGCAAACTGCAACTGCAATCGGCGCCGGCAATGCGCGACTTCCCCAGACAGCCGACAGCCGTTCTTTCAGCCGGACTGCTTCTACCCAAGCCTCGCCGCCTATCTGATTGGACTCAGAAAACAACTGACTCTCGCCATTCAAACCCATAAAATTCACAAAACGCAGACTCGCAGAAACCGGTTCTCCGCCGTGCTGTGCGGTGGTCTGAATCGCAACATCTCCGGCCAATTGACTTGACGCAGATATTTCCCGCAAGCCAAGGGATTCCAAGTAATAAAGTACAGCCGGACGGCATAATTCACACCCCTGCTGTCTGGTCCAGCCGAGACGGGACACGACTTCCGCCGGAGTCCGACAGACCGCGGCCACCATAGCTGTCTTAAGTGAATCATGATCGTAATGCGTACATCCGCACACAGGAACAACTTCTTGGTCGGTCAGAGTAACTACAGCTTCGGAAACTGTCGACCGGGACAAACCATTTTTGACCAGCGCAGCCACCAGCGGCCGACACCCCCCACAGGAAGCGGATGCCTTCGTCCGGCTCTTCACCTCTTCCACCGTTTTTAGCTTATCTGTAGTGATCGCTCGCAAAATAGTCCCCTTGCTCACGCCGTTGCACGCACATACCGTCTCCTCTTCCGGCAGCGCGGCAGCCGCTTCCTCCGCTCTGCTCACACCTCTATCTTGTGAAGCAAGCTCTGTAGTTGGTGCGCCTCGCCGTACCATTCCAAGCAGCGAGGTACTTTCCGCCGTATCTCCGAACAAAATAGCGCCAGTGACAGCTCCATTACGCATCATCACCTTTTTGTAAATCCCCCGCATACCGTCATATTCCATCACCGCTGTCTCGTTTCCCTCTTCGCGAATGTTTCCTGCGGAAAACACATGAATCCCCGCAACCTTGAGCTGCGCATACGGAATCGACCCTTCATAGGGAGTCGTTTCACGGCCACAAATGACTTTTGCCAATACTTTACACTGCTCATACAACGGCGCCACCAGCCCGTATGAAATACCACAGTGCTCAGCGCATTCACCGACTGCGTAAATATCGGGAATACTTGTACGCATATAATCATCCACGACAATAGCATGGTTGACTTTCAGACCGCTGCCCTGCACCAATTCGATATTCGGCCGGATACCAACCGCCAACACAACCAAATCCGTCTCCAGCCTGTTCCCGTCCGAAAACATCAATCCCCGTACCCTGTTCCGCCCCATAATGTTGACCGTTTTCTTTGCCAGATGAAACCACATCCCCTGTTGCTCCAGCTCCCGTTGCAGAAGAGCAGCCGCAGTCTGGTCAAGCTGACGATTCATAAGATACTGTGCATTATGGACAACCCCGACTTCCTTTCCAAGATTCAGCAGACCTTGTGCGGCCTCAAGCCCCAACAGTCCCCCTCCAATAACCGTCGCCTTCTCGTACGTTTGGGCATATTCAGCCATGGTTTCACAATCACTCGCATCTCGAAAAGCGATGACTCCCCGTTTCCGCGCTCCGGGAATGGGAGGTATGAAGGGCAATGAGCCGGTTGCCAGTATGAGCATGTCGTATGGCTCTTTAATGCCCGTTTCCGTTTCCACCGTACGGGCTGCAATATCAAAGTTACAGACACGTTCGCCGGCGTATAGCCTTACTCCGTTTTCTTCATACCACGCCCAGTTATGAGTAACGATATGTTCGAATGAACTTTCATCCTGCAGCATTTTGGACAGGAGCACTCGGTTGTACCCAGGACGGGGCTCTGCACCAAATATCGTGATTTGAAACTGATCCGGCTCCAGATCGAGTATTTCCTCTACACATTTGATACCTGCCATACCGTTGCCAACGATGACCAGTTTTTTCACCATAACGGACCAGCCCCATTCTCCACATAAAATAAGTCAGAAAAAGCCCTTCTCCATTCAAAGGAAAAGGGCAACGTTGCCGCAAATGCCGACACACCGTTGTGCCGATATGTACCTAAGATTAATGAATTGTGAGCATCATGTCAATATTCAATACATTTAAACCTATGTTTTTGTCTTTTATTTATTTATTTCTATTTTATATGTTATGTATATTGACATTTGTAGAATCGTTTTTTATAATCTGGATTAAAATCACTCGAACGTGATCATACCTGATTGACGCACAATGAGGTGTGTCAACTACGGCAATGAAGCCGCAAATTGTCCCTAGGCACCATGTAGGGGAGATTTGCGGCTTTTCATGTTCAACATTACATTTTATAGACCAAGAACAAAATAGGAACAGGAGAGATGGAGAATGAACA
Proteins encoded:
- the nirB gene encoding nitrite reductase large subunit NirB, whose product is MVKKLVIVGNGMAGIKCVEEILDLEPDQFQITIFGAEPRPGYNRVLLSKMLQDESSFEHIVTHNWAWYEENGVRLYAGERVCNFDIAARTVETETGIKEPYDMLILATGSLPFIPPIPGARKRGVIAFRDASDCETMAEYAQTYEKATVIGGGLLGLEAAQGLLNLGKEVGVVHNAQYLMNRQLDQTAAALLQRELEQQGMWFHLAKKTVNIMGRNRVRGLMFSDGNRLETDLVVLAVGIRPNIELVQGSGLKVNHAIVVDDYMRTSIPDIYAVGECAEHCGISYGLVAPLYEQCKVLAKVICGRETTPYEGSIPYAQLKVAGIHVFSAGNIREEGNETAVMEYDGMRGIYKKVMMRNGAVTGAILFGDTAESTSLLGMVRRGAPTTELASQDRGVSRAEEAAAALPEEETVCACNGVSKGTILRAITTDKLKTVEEVKSRTKASASCGGCRPLVAALVKNGLSRSTVSEAVVTLTDQEVVPVCGCTHYDHDSLKTAMVAAVCRTPAEVVSRLGWTRQQGCELCRPAVLYYLESLGLREISASSQLAGDVAIQTTAQHGGEPVSASLRFVNFMGLNGESQLFSESNQIGGEAWVEAVRLKERLSAVWGSRALPAPIAVAVCPGPEYPGGVLVRDIGLSRSPAGWEVYAGGHAEHPVRQGRLLGVEENAEEALLMAIACLQMYRHNARYGEKMWEWIERTDVLVLRESVLDAALRSGLAGMAGSLRDYNSDRVTG